The following are from one region of the Aspergillus chevalieri M1 DNA, chromosome 1, nearly complete sequence genome:
- a CDS encoding uncharacterized protein (COG:S;~EggNog:ENOG410PU9G;~InterPro:IPR002110,IPR036770,IPR020683,IPR010730;~PFAM:PF13857,PF06985,PF12796,PF00023,PF13637, PF13606;~go_function: GO:0005515 - protein binding [Evidence IEA]), giving the protein MRLLHTDTLEISQFHQIPPYAILSHTWGDDGEDVTYEDIRDKVLTTGKPGYSKIKNTCLRAAEDGLDHVWIDSCCIDKSSSAELSEALNSMYAWYQEAEVCYVYLVDVPHGSDRSVISKSRWFTRGWTLQELIAPSDVIFLDNEWREIGTKSDLREVISEITGIPVNILLGDDPGQASIAQRMSWAASRVTKRIEDRAYSLMGLFGVNMPMLYGERERAFIRLQEEIMKASNDHSIFAWMSPETNSGPLASSPNAFADSRDIVLVDALNTFDNHATVTSQGIQLTVPFMGVGQEAVGLAMLNCARSSRPGWFIAIYLRDISLTMRNFERVRCEELKLVNPKSFNPLIYPSREMYIRNNRPKIKVIPERSEICVLDLQGIRTNNLHFHAAWELSNGTLAAAIPKIDDTICGRILVSSTDGAWSRILLRRSEGRLSAEVSSIEPQRQSETGDITQRVSSQKRLSVAIQKKLRQNNLFWTVRIGHAPPECDPYEGIQFSQMMVLDRASEDEELLFAASHGVEQIVKLLIAQKDVKMNCKDSLGALIARAAEGGHLNVVRLLLEIGAQPESFDIERRSPIHYAAANGHTDIVSLLLARGVNVNLKDKDLWTPLAHAAARGQDLMVQLFLSRSDTSIDIHDKYRRTPLLQAAREGHVEIVKMLLGSGSDPNSEDQDGMTPLLFAARNGHEVILKELFNTGKVHINLAGEKGRPLLQLAAENGRTEVLRMLFATGKADPLFHRAKLSGLPLQLAAKHGHASVIRELLDTQPLDRKDGAGLLQVAASNGHAAVVRELLATKGIIMHTRYENENTLLHLAAENGHKDVVKELLTDIRVDPDSKNKEGKTPLHAAARHSHIEVIQELLATGRTYADCKDNVGMTPLQLAACHGNQWVVWLLLIRKDVDANYEHSRGMTPLRLAAKNGHAAVTRLLLAIGMVDADVQDLEGKTPFWCAVVYGHHKVIREFLKVGKGDLDSTDGSRYPAVWHAALYGKAAVFEELLNVGEVNLESTPASKWTLLHLAVIHGRKYSVELLLTKAKVNPQPEDNEKKTPLWFAANLGHYEIVEDLLEIGKCNPSCEDKDKTTPLHMAAAKGHKEIVRKLLATGQVNPWAKDSAGKTPISLAKRNGFRGIVEEFSRIDTAGPRYENSGNTSLSRQVSEDKHQEVMEKPLETNMANAVGKRMLIRNIFNKNKK; this is encoded by the coding sequence ATGCGTCTGCTCCACACCGATACACTCGAAATCAGCCAATTCCACCAGATCCCGCCATACGCCATCCTCTCGCACACctggggagatgatggtgagGACGTGACCTATGAGGACATCAGAGACAAGGTTCTCACGACAGGAAAACCAGGATACAGCAAAATCAAGAACACATGTTTGCGAGCCGCTGAAGATGGGTTGGACCATGTCTGGATTGACAGCTGCTGTATTGATAAATCTAGCAGTGCAGAATTATCGGAAGCGCTGAATTCAATGTACGCTTGGTACCAGGAAGCAGAAGTATGCTATGTCTACTTGGTCGATGTGCCACACGGGTCTGACCGGAGTGTGATTTCGAAAAGCAGATGGTTCACTAGAGGATGGACACTGCAGGAGCTGATCGCCCCGTCGGATGTGATTTTTCTGGATAACGAGTGGCGTGAGATCGGGACCAAGTCTGACTTGCGGGAGGTAATATCTGAGATTACTGGAATTCCGGTTAATATCCTCCTGGGCGATGATCCAGGTCAAGCCAGCATCGCCCAGCGGATGTCCTGGGCGGCAAGTAGGGTGACAAAAAGGATTGAAGATCGTGCTTATTCGCTCATGGGTCTCTTCGGAGTCAACATGCCTATGCTCTATGGAGAACGAGAGAGAGCATTCATCAGACTCCAGGAAGAGATCATGAAGGCTTCAAACGATCACAGCATCTTCGCATGGATGTCCCCTGAGACTAACAGCGGTCCTTTGGCAAGCTCTCCAAATGCATTTGCCGACTCCCGAGATATCGTCCTAGTCGATGCGTTAAATACATTCGACAACCACGCAACAGTGACTAGTCAAGGAATTCAATTGACGGTTCCATTTATGGGGGTAGGACAAGAGGCGGTGGGTCTCGCTATGCTCAATTGTGCAAGGAGCAGCAGACCAGGCTGGTTCATCGCAATCTACTTGCGAGATATATCATTGACAATGCGGAATTTCGAACGAGTTCGGTGCGAAGAGCTCAAACTGGTAAATCCAAAGAGCTTCAACCCACTTATCTACCCATCTCGCGAGATGTATATACGGAACAACCGCCCAAAGATAAAGGTGATACCTGAACGTTCAGAGATATGTGTGCTTGACTTGCAGGGAATACGTACCAACAACCTTCACTTTCATGCCGCATGGGAGTTGTCTAATGGGACACTCGCAGCTGCTATTCCTAAGATAGATGATACAATATGTGGTCGAATACTTGTGTCGTCTACTGATGGGGCTTGGTCCCGAATCTTGCTGAGGCGAAGTGAAGGACGCCTTTCTGCAGAGGTCTCGTCTATCGAGCCGCAACGACAGAGCGAGACGGGTGATATAACGCAAAGAGTCTCAAGTCAAAAGCGATTATCTGTTGCGATTCAAAAGAAATTACGGCAGAATAATCTCTTTTGGACAGTGCGGATCGGTCATGCGCCTCCAGAATGTGACCCCTACGAAGGAATACAGTTCAGCCAAATGATGGTGCTAGATAGAGCATctgaagacgaagaactcTTATTTGCCGCAAGTCATGGTGTTGAGCAGATCGTCAAGCTTCTCATTGCTCAGAAGGATGTAAAGATGAACTGCAAAGATTCCTTGGGGGCGTTAATTGCACGTGCTGCAGAAGGGGGCCACCTCAACGTTGTCAGGCTACTACTTGAGATTGGTGCCCAGCCAGAGTCTTTTGACATTGAGAGACGCAGTCCAATTCATTATGCCGCGGCAAATGGCCATACGGATATTGTCAGTTTATTGCTGGCTCGAGGGGTGAATGTCAACTTAAAGGATAAGGATCTGTGGACCCCGCTGGCCCATGCAGCAGCGAGAGGACAGGATTTGATGGTGCAGCTTTTCCTCAGCCGCTCGGACACCAGTATAGATATACATGACAAGTACAGGCGCACTCCACTACTGCAAGCGGCACGAGAAGGTCATGTCGAGATTGTCAAAATGCTTCTCGGGTCTGGGAGTGATCCGAACTCTGAAGACCAGGATGGCATGACTCCGCTATTATTTGCAGCACGCAATGGACACGAGGTCATTTTGAAGGAGCTTTTCAACACAGGAAAAGTTCACATCAACTTGGCGGGTGAGAAAGGGAGGCCTTTGCTACAGCTAGCAGCTGAAAATGGCAGAACAGAAGTCTTGCGTATGCTGTTCGCGACAGGGAAAGCTGATCCTCTGTTTCATAGGGCGAAGCTTAGTGGTCTGCCACTCCAGCTAGCAGCAAAGCATGGCCATGCATCCGTGATAAGAGAGCTGCTTGATACTCAGCCTTTGGATCGAAAAGATGGAGCTGGACTACTACAAGTAGCTGCAAGCAATGGGCATGCCGCAGTAGTACGGGAGCTTCTGGCCACGAAAGGAATCATTATGCATACCAGATACGAAAACGAAAACACATTGTTGCATCTAGCAGCTGAAAATGGACACAAAGACGTGGTTAAAGAGCTCCTCACGGACATAAGAGTCGATCCCGATTCCAAGAATAAAGAGGGAAAAACGCCCCTCCACGCAGCTGCAAGACACAGCCATATCGAAGTCATTCAGGAGCTACTTGCAACCGGAAGGACTTACGCAGACTGCAAGGATAATGTTGGAATGACTCCTCTGCAATTAGCGGCTTGTCATGGGAATCAATGGGTGgtttggctgctgctgatcAGAAAAGATGTTGATGCCAATTATGAGCATTCACGAGGAATGACACCCTTGCGCTTAGCAGCAAAAAACGGGCACGCCGCGGTTACGCGTCTACTACTTGCTATAGGCATGGTTGACGCGGATGTCCAAGACTTGGAGGGGAAAACACCATTCTGGTGTGCGGTGGTGTATGGTCATCACAAGGTCATAAGGGAATTTCTTAAGGTCGGGAAAGGTGACTTAGACTCCACAGACGGCAGCCGATATCCAGCAGTATGGCACGCAGCGCTGTATGGAAAGGCAGCGGTCTTTGAAGAGTTACTCAATGTGGGAGAGGTGAACTTGGAGTCCACACCAGCTTCAAAATGGACATTACTCCATCTTGCAGTGATCCATGGTCGGAAATATTCCGTGGAGTTATTGCTTACAAAGGCCAAAGTTAACCCGCAACCAGAGGATAACGAGAAGAAAACACCATTATGGTTTGCCGCAAATCTTGGCCACTATGAGATAGTCGAAGACCTTCTTGAAATTGGCAAATGCAACCCAAGCTGTGAGGACAAAGATAAAACGACGCCACTGCATATGGCAGCAGCCAAAGGACATAAGGAAATAGTGAGGAAGCTACTTGCGACAGGTCAAGTTAACCCATGGGCAAAGGACAGTGCTGGGAAGACTCCGATCAGCTTGGCAAAACGCAATGGCTTCCGTGGAATTGTGGAGGAGTTCTCTAGAATAGACACAGCTGGTCCACGATATGAAAACAGTGGAAATACTTCATTGTCACGGCAGGTCAGTGAAGATAAGCACCAGGAAGTCATGGAAAAGCCGCTCGAGACAAACATGGCAAATGCTGTAGGAAAGAGGATGCTGATACGGAACATCTTTAACAAGAACAAAAAATGA
- a CDS encoding putative aquaglyceroporin (COG:G;~EggNog:ENOG410PN7S;~InterPro:IPR023271,IPR022357,IPR000425;~PFAM:PF00230;~TransMembrane:6 (i206-226o246-274i286-304o334-358i370-388o422-442i);~go_component: GO:0016020 - membrane [Evidence IEA];~go_function: GO:0015267 - channel activity [Evidence IEA];~go_process: GO:0055085 - transmembrane transport [Evidence IEA]) has product MASTLEQTTLSRGSGPRSPEDPSTGPRSGKPSTDNEHSLNNQSQGHNATGNGNNVNRDSGHDTLGSETPAVTGEDHEKDDATGTNPDFSLAGPYNNAQGVYVSPEYLQNDPNYDKLHDEPLWSLAQSFPRVVRPGMRIRGDKGGQVVATQTGTPEEAQETAASPEKHDAEFGKEGKGEDPAHKVSKPQHGDFFNTWGRIRNIFREFLGELLGATIALLIGLCASLSRVTSQEQAGTFESQSWAWGFGFMVGIYVAGGISGGHLNPAISVALSVFRGFPVRLCVQYVFAQILAALASGGIEYGIYYNSILHIASVNQQTPAHIMDSVFYTMPKQWVHPAAAFFNEFVGTGILVCTILALGDHTNAPPGAGMQAFLVGLLIMILCVALGYNTGGCFNPARDFGPRLFALMAGYGGRLFTQQHAWWVWGSWVADIAGALFGAFIYDLFIFTGGESPVNYPPIRRRRAFTVKKTKLKSKLLGRKRHETADIEAALGEDEHR; this is encoded by the exons ATGGCCTCAACCTTAGAACAAACCACGCTCTCCCGCGGAAGCGGACCAAGAAGCCCGGAAGACCCTTCCACCGGTCCTAGAAGTGGCAAGCCATCTACCGACAATGAGCATAGCCTCAACAACCAATCCCAAGGCCACAATGCCACTGGCAACGGCAACAATGTGAACCGTGATTCCGGCCACGACACTCTAGGATCAGAGACTCCCGCTGTAACAGGGGAAGATCACGAGAAGGACGATGCAACGGGTACAAATCCCGACTTCTCGCTTGCGGGCCCGTACAATAATGCGCAGGGCGTCTATGTCTCGCCGGAGTACTTACAGAATGACCCGAACTATGATAAATTGCATGATGAGCCGCTGTGGAGTTTGGCGCAGTCGTTTCCCAGGGTTGTTAGGCCGGGAATGAGGATTAGGGGGGATAAGGGGGGGCAGGTTGTTGCGACGCAGACT GGAACACCGGAAGAAGCACAGGAAACCGCTGCATCGCCCGAGAAACATGATGCGGAATTTGGGAAAGAGGGCAAGGGAGAAGACCCAGCGCATAAAGTCTCGAAACCGCAACACGGTGACTTTTTCAATACCTGGGGTCGCATCCGCAACATATTTCGCGAGTTCTTGGGTGAATTACTTGGA GCAACTATCGCCCTTCTAATCGGCCTTTGCGCCTCTCTCTCCCGCGTAACCTCCCAAGAACAAGCCGGCACCTTCGAATCCCAATCCTGGGCCTGGGGCTTCGGCTTCATGGTCGGCATCTACGTCGCCGGTGGTATTTCCGGAGGTCACCTCAATCCAGCAATCAGCGTCGCGCTCTCCGTCTTCCGAGGATTTCCCGTCCGCTTGTGTGTTCAATATGTATTCGCGCAGATTCTCGCTGCGCTAGCTTCGGGCGGCATCGAGTACGGTATCTACTATAATTCCATCTTGCACATCGCGAGCGTGAACCAGCAAACGCCCGCGCATATCATGGATAGTGTGTTTTACACCATGCCGAAGCAGTGGGTGCACCCTGCGGCGGCTTTTTTCAATGAGTTTGTGGGGACGGGGATCCTCGTTTGCACGATTCTCGCGCTGGGTGATCATACCAATGCGCCGCCGGGAGCGGGTATGCAGGCGTTTTTGGTCGGGTTGCTGATTATGATTCTGTGTGTTGCGTTGGGGTATAATACCGGAGG ATGCTTTAATCCAGCCCGAGACTTCGGCCCGCGCCTCTTCGCGCTGATGGCCGGCTACGGGGGGAGACTGTTCACGCAGCAGCACGCGTGGTGGGTCTGGGGTTCCTGGGTCGCTGATATCGCGGGTGCGCTCTTTGGCGCGTTCATATACGATCTGTTCATTTTCACGGGTGGTGAAAGCCCCGTGAATTACCCGCCCATACGGCGGAGGCGCGCTTTTACTGTTAAGAAGACGAAGCTGAAAAGCAAGCTGCTGGGGCGGAAGAGGCATGAGACTGCGGATATTGAAGCTGCGCTTGGGGAAGATGAGCATCGCTGA
- the MRL1 gene encoding putative vacuolar sorting receptor (Mrl1) (COG:U;~EggNog:ENOG410PKV8;~InterPro:IPR009011,IPR028927;~PFAM:PF02157,PF09451;~SECRETED:SignalP(1-25);~TransMembrane:2 (n6-17c25/26o211-230i251-272o)), producing MKLSTSSLIQSALLLAASYIPVTAASDSSESLAPCVARSPTTGLYYDLSAISLTPPESKDGEKTYKGGPEESWHARGHDYPSNFTINICAPVIEELEDVVRVEKARWKNVSAYYELDGEVYSIGQQASDPFFRGRKLVLNYTNGSPCSSDSSDDDTRTKSTIMSFLCDRDAHASQTAISYVGTMDECTYFFEVRSSVACGGMAPGPDGQGLGPAGVFGVIALIAVAAYLLGGCAYQRTVMHQRGWRQCPNYSLWAGMVDFIKDMAIILFSSLGNIFRLKRSSSGYDRMNGGAADTRRGSFINRGDRNDVDAENRLIDQLDEEWED from the exons ATGAAGCTATCAACCAGCTCGCTCATCCAGAGCGCCCTTCTCTTAGCAGCATCTTATATCCCAGTCACTGCAGCCTCGGACTCCTCAGAATCCCTCGCCCCCTGCGTTGCACGCTCTCCAACCACCGGCTTGTACTACGATCTGAGCGCGATCTCGTTAACCCCGCCCGAGTCGAAAGATGGGGAGAAGACATACAAGGGAGGGCCGGAGGAGAGCTGGCATGCGCGAGGTCATGACTATCCGTCCAATTTCACCATAAATATCTGTGCGCCGGTGATTGAGGAGCTCGAGGATGTGGTGAGGGTTGAGAAGGCGCGGTGGAAGAATGTTAGTGCTTATTATGAGTTGGATGGGGAGGTTTATTCCATTGG ACAACAAGCATCCGATCCCTTCTTTCGCGGCCGCAAGCTCGTCCTTAATTACACCAATGGTTCGCCCTGCTCCAGCGACTCCTCAGACGATGATACCCGAACCAAGTCCACCATCATGTCCTTCCTCTGCGATCGCGATGCCCACGCCTCTCAAACGGCCATATCATACGTCGGAACAATGGACGAGTGCACATACTTCTTCGAAGTCCGGAGCTCAGTTGCATGTGGAGGCATGGCCCCAGGTCCGGATGGCCAGGGTCTAGGACCTGCGGGTGTGTTTGGCGTTAT TGCCCTCATCGCGGTCGCAGCATATCTGCTTGGAGGCTGTGCCTACCAACGAACCGTCATGCACCAGCGCGGCTGGAGACAGTGCCCCAATTACAGTCTCTGGGCCGGAATGGTGGACTTCATCAAA GACATGGCCATCAttctcttctcatccttAGGCAATATCTTCCGCCTCAAACGATCTTCCAGTGGCTATGACCGGATGAACGGCGGCGCAGCCGATACTCGTCGCGGCAGTTTCATCAATCGCGGAGACCGGAATGATGTGGACGCTGAGAATCGATTGATCGATCAGTTGGACGAAGAGTGGGAGGATTAA